The following proteins are co-located in the Vigna angularis cultivar LongXiaoDou No.4 chromosome 2, ASM1680809v1, whole genome shotgun sequence genome:
- the LOC128195336 gene encoding uncharacterized protein LOC128195336, translated as MGCGMSALDPEHEGFNRCENGDEGESLHGKSNNINNKKKNKDVAKGMKPLGVEESKDKDESNGERLKEKSGVGRNDNKVEVKSKKNAEDEHEFRDDDFIGPGSPSFREYCNDYDSGDRSSMEYSNDSDSSRSIKNGSETLLNRNNKPMNEESVDSNKEPLKKERRGRGFRNAIGKRKTRGRRNLLNFACYSGSTEAHAQGS; from the exons ATGGGTTGTGGCATGTCAGCTCTAGATCCTGAACATGAAGGCTTTAATCGATGCGAAAATGGTGACGAGGGTGAATCGTTGCATGGGAAGagtaacaatattaataataagaagaagaataaaGATGTTGCTAAGGGAATGAAGCCACTGGGTGTTGAAGAATCCAAGGATAAGGATGAGTCAAATGGAGAAAGATTGAAAGAGAAAAGTGGGGTAGGGAGGAATGACAATAAAGTGGAAgtgaaatcaaagaaaaatgCAGAAGATGAGCATGAGTTTAGGGATGATGACTTCATTGGCCCAGGGTCACCAAGTTTTAGGGAATATTGCAATGATTATGATTCTGGGGATCGAAGTTCCATGGAATATTCCAACGATAGTGATTCTTCTAGAAGCATCAAGAATGGCA GCGAAACTTTACTGAACAGGAACAATAAGCCAATGAATGAGGAAAGTGTCGATTCTAACAAG GAACCTctgaagaaagagagaagaggacGAGGATTTAGGAATGCTATTGGTAAGCGAAAGACAAGAGGGAGGAGAAATCTTCTGAACTTCGCTTGTTATAGTGGTAGCACTGAAGCCCACGCTCAAGGTTCTTGA